A genomic window from Leisingera sp. M658 includes:
- a CDS encoding acetyl-CoA C-acyltransferase, with the protein MREAVVVSTARTPIGVAFKGALNNIKSPTMMGHAIQHAVERAGMDPGSIEDVVIGSVLTAGTAGMNVARLSALAAGLPNTVAGQTIDRQCSSGLMAIATAAKQVIVDGQNVAVAGGQENISTLQNAYLKWAGDEKDPNAVAQSEHAYMPMLMTAENVAQAYGISRDAQDEYAALSQGRTARAQAAGAFDDEIVPITAIKRVKNRETGEETLEEVTLLKDEGNRPGTTAETLGQLNPVVEGGVITAGNASQLSDGASACVLMEGKMAEQRGLTPLGIYRGMAVAGNAPEEMGVGPIYAIPKLLKNAGLRIEDIGLWELNEAFACQVLYCRDHLGIDPEIYNVNGGAISIGHPYGMTGARQVGHALLEGRRRGVKYVVTSMCVGGGMGAAALFEVA; encoded by the coding sequence ATGAGAGAAGCCGTTGTCGTCTCAACCGCCCGAACCCCGATTGGGGTTGCCTTCAAGGGTGCGCTGAACAACATCAAATCCCCTACCATGATGGGGCACGCCATTCAGCACGCTGTTGAACGTGCAGGCATGGACCCCGGTTCGATCGAAGATGTCGTCATCGGATCGGTCCTTACGGCGGGGACAGCAGGCATGAATGTCGCTCGTTTGTCGGCGCTGGCGGCGGGCCTTCCCAATACGGTGGCAGGACAGACGATCGACAGGCAATGTTCCTCCGGGTTGATGGCCATTGCGACGGCCGCAAAGCAGGTCATTGTGGATGGTCAGAATGTCGCCGTGGCAGGCGGGCAGGAAAATATTTCCACCCTGCAGAATGCCTATCTGAAATGGGCGGGCGATGAGAAAGATCCAAACGCTGTCGCCCAATCTGAACATGCTTATATGCCGATGCTGATGACGGCGGAAAATGTGGCGCAGGCATATGGGATCAGTCGTGACGCCCAGGATGAATATGCTGCACTTTCCCAAGGTCGGACGGCCCGGGCTCAGGCTGCTGGCGCCTTTGATGACGAGATTGTCCCGATCACTGCGATAAAGCGGGTCAAGAATCGCGAAACCGGAGAGGAAACCCTGGAAGAAGTGACCTTGTTAAAAGACGAAGGCAACAGGCCGGGTACGACGGCCGAAACACTTGGCCAGCTGAACCCGGTTGTCGAAGGAGGCGTGATCACTGCCGGAAACGCAAGCCAGCTTTCTGACGGTGCCTCGGCTTGTGTGCTCATGGAAGGCAAAATGGCTGAGCAGCGGGGCCTCACACCGCTAGGTATCTATCGCGGCATGGCTGTTGCAGGAAACGCACCGGAAGAGATGGGGGTCGGCCCAATCTATGCCATTCCAAAGCTGCTGAAGAATGCAGGTCTTCGCATCGAAGACATCGGCCTTTGGGAGCTTAACGAAGCCTTTGCCTGCCAGGTTCTCTATTGCCGCGACCACCTTGGGATCGATCCCGAAATCTACAACGTGAACGGCGGTGCGATATCGATTGGCCACCCCTACGGCATGACAGGTGCGAGACAAGTCGGGCACGCTCTGCTTGAGGGGAGGCGTCGTGGCGTAAAATACGTGGTGACCTCCATGTGTGTTGGCGGAGGCATGGGGGCCGCAGCGTTGTTCGAAGTCGCCTGA
- a CDS encoding recombinase family protein, whose amino-acid sequence MLIGYARVSSHGQSLDRQIGALNAAIVDKIFREKVSGKTVKGRPQLERAIDALGAGDVFVIAEWDRATRSMIDGINIIQRIADRGAYVKVLDKPWLDLTTPMGKGILAFLSALAEDERERITRRANEGRAIAAQQGVKFGRKPKLTVTVRRRRSGTDPVIPATLR is encoded by the coding sequence ATGCTTATTGGTTACGCCCGAGTGTCCAGTCACGGACAATCCCTTGATCGACAGATCGGTGCACTAAACGCCGCCATCGTTGATAAGATTTTCCGAGAGAAAGTTTCCGGGAAAACCGTGAAGGGACGGCCTCAGCTCGAACGTGCGATAGACGCACTCGGGGCAGGGGATGTGTTTGTGATCGCAGAGTGGGACAGAGCCACACGATCCATGATCGACGGCATCAATATTATTCAACGGATCGCAGATCGTGGGGCCTATGTGAAGGTGCTTGATAAACCCTGGCTCGATCTGACCACTCCGATGGGCAAAGGCATCCTCGCTTTCCTTTCCGCTTTGGCCGAAGACGAACGGGAGCGTATCACTCGGCGCGCGAACGAGGGCCGAGCCATCGCTGCGCAACAGGGCGTCAAATTCGGCCGGAAACCCAAGTTAACTGTGACCGTCCGGCGAAGGCGCTCTGGCACAGATCCTGTGATCCCTGCTACGCTGCGATAG